The following nucleotide sequence is from Streptomyces caniferus.
TCGGTGGCGCAGGCGTCGGCGAACACCACATTGGGGTTCTTGCCGCCCAGCTCCAGCGCGATCTTCTTGGCACCGGAGACCGCTGCCGCGCCCGCCTTCGTGCCGCTGACCAGGCCACCCGTGAAGGAGAACAGGTCGACATCCGGGTGCTCGGCCAGCCGCTGGCCGACCGGCAGACCCGCGCCGGTGACGATGTTGGCGACCCCGGCCGGCAGCCCGGCCTCGACCAGCAGCTTGATCAGGTGCACGGTCGACAGCGGGGTGACCTCGCTGGGCTTGATCACAAAAGTGTTGCCGGCCGCGAGGGCCGGCGCGATCTTCCAGCTTGCCTGCAGGAGCGGGTAGTTCCACGGCGTGATGAGGGCACAGACACCGACCGGCTCGTGCACGACCACGCTGTGCACATCCGGCGAACCGGCGTCGACGACCCGGCCGCCGCTCTCGTTCATCACCAGGTCGGCGAAGTACCGGAAGGCGTTGGTGACGTCGTCGACGTCGACCCGGCCCTCCTCCAGCGTCTTGCCGGTGTCCCGGCTCTCGATGAGGGCGATCTCCTCACGGTCGCGCTGCAGCAGGTCGGCGACCCGGCGCAGCAGCGCGGAGCGTTCGGCGACGGCCGTACGGGGCCAGGCGCCCGTGCCACCGTCGAAGGCCCGGCGGGCTGCCGCGACTGCGGCATCGGCGTCCTCGGCACCCCCCTCGGACACCAGGTGGAGCGTCGTCGCGTCGGCGGGGTCGAGGACCTCCCGCGTTTCGCCGGATGCGGCCGGGAGCCACACCCCGTCTACGTGAATGGTCTCGAGTGACGACACGTCGTTCTGCCTTCCGGTTACCGATCTGTTCCCACTGGTGCAACCACTGGTGTCACCAGCAACGGGGACCCCTCCCCTGAAGCCGCGTATCTATGCCCAAACATTCATGGAAAGTGACTCGACTCACTGAATGTGCGGCGCAATGTCCCGGAACGTACCCTGAATAGCCGTATGTACTTGCCGGACTGTCCCCTCGGGACCGGAGGTACCGGGATGATCAGCAGACGGCGTGCCGCCACCACCACTGCGGCCCTGACCTGCGGCGTAGCTCTCCTCGCCGGGGTCGCCAGTACGGCCGCGGCCTCGGCCGGCTCCTCGGACGGCGGTGAAGGCGATCTCGCGGACAAATCGGCCCAGCAGATCTCCGACGACGCCCTCCAGCAACTGCTCGCCGCGCAGTCCCTGCGGTTGCGCACCGAGACCAGTGCCGATCCCACCAAGCTCGACCTCACCCTCGACCGCGCCGGCAACTGCACCGGCGCCATCAGCAAGGGCGAGTACGGCCGTGTCGAGCTCGTCAAACGCGGCGACGAGGTCTGGATGAAGCCGGACGCGGCCTTCTGGAAGGGCCTGCTGCCCGGCAAGAAGGGAGACGACGCCGCGGCGAAGTACCGGGACACCTTCCTGCACGGCACGACCAAGAATTCATTCCTGCGGGGCGTGTCCGCCGCCTGCGACCTCAAGGCGTTCCAGAAGGCGGCCACGGGCCCCGAACGGCGTCCGTCCGGCACCCCCTCCCCCTCACACTCGGTCTCCCTCACCAAGGGCCGGCCGACCACCCAGGAGGGCACCCGTGTCCTCCCCGTCGTCAAGAAGGCCCGGGGCGCCGTCGAGACCCTCTACGTCGCCATCGACGGCAAGCACTACCCCCGCAAACTCACCGCCGCGGTCGACCACCAGACCGGCACCATCCTCCTGAGCAACTACGACACCCCGGTGTCCACCAAGACACCCGCGCCCGGCGAGACGGCCGACATCTCGGCGCTGGACGACCTGCTGAAGGGCTCGCAGGGCACCTGACGACGGGGCAGCGGGGCCCGTGACCCGCGCCTGCGGTACGTAACCGTTCGTACATACGTATCGTTGAACCGTGCGGCTGCCCGCGCCCGCGCAGCAGCGGGGAGGAGCGGCACGGTGACCATCGAACTGACCGACAGGACCGAGATGGCCGAGAGCGGCGAGCTGGACGACTGGTTCGAGCGGCTGGAGCAGGTGCACATCCCCGAGGGCTACAAGGTGGAGATCGTCGAGGGGAACGTGCACATGGCGCCGCAGCGGGATGTCCACTGGCAGACCATCCGCAGGATCGTGCGGGCGCTGGAGGACCGCTTCGGGATGGACGCCCCGGTCACCTCCGACGTACGGATCGATTTCCCCGGCGAGTTGAACGGCTTCGCCCCGGACGTCGCCAAGTTCGCCGACGATGCCGAGAAGGACGAGCTGGGCCGCTGGCGCTACCAGGATGTCGAGTTCGTCGCCGAAGTCATCTCCAAGGGCACCGCGGCGAATGACTACGGCCCGAAGAAGAAGGCCTACGCCGCCGCCGGGGTCCCCGTGTATGTGATCGTCGACCCTTATCTCGGCTGTTGCCGTGTCTTCACCCGCCCGCGGGGCGACGACTACATGAGCGACCTCACCCTCAAATACGGCGAGCCCATCGACCTGACCGGCAGCTTCGCCGACCTCACCCTCTCCACCGAAGAATTCCCCCGCGACTGACTCCGGTGACCGCCCGGCGCCGTCACCCGCGCTGCCGAACAGGAGGGGCCGTGGGCAGCGGCCCGGACGACAATGCAGGCATGGCTGACACAGCGGCGAAAGCGGTGCTCGAAGGCGGACCCGAGGAGCTTCCCGAGCGGATCGTGCCGGTCGACCCTCCCGGGGCCGAGCTGAAGATCCCGTTCCGGAACGGCTACGAACACTTCCGGGCCACCAGCCGGCAGCAGCACACCGCCGAGGGGGCCCTGCCCGTCTACGAGTGGTGGGAGCGGACGGAGCTGCCCGGGTAATCCGGGTGTTCCGCAGGGCGGCGCCGCCCTCGTGGCGCCCCGTGGGCCGTGCGCAGCGCGCGGCGCGCAGCGCTCAGCCGTGGGGGACGAAACTCTGCAACATGTTCTGCTGGGTCCACTCCTGCTCCGGCCAGTTAGCCTCGGGGCCCAGGACGAGTACCGCGAACTGGCGGCCGTCGGCGACGGTGAAGGCACAGTCGACGACCTTGACCCGCTCATCGAGGCGCTCGCTGTCATAGGCGTAGACCAGTTGGGTGGCATCCGTGCCGGGACCCGGGTAGCCCAGTGGTTCGAGACTTATTTCCTTGTAGCCGGGGTTGCCCGACAGCCCCCGCGACGCCGTCTCCAACGCCTCGTACGGGGTGGTGTCCGGTTCCTTGATCTCGAAGATCTGCAGCAGCCGGCGGTCGTCCGGTGCGGTGTAGAACACCCCGGTCCGGCGCTCGCTGCGCTCCCAGGTGCGGGGCACCGCCAGGGTGAAGCCCTTCTTGTCGTGGACGAGGCGGTAGCCGTCGGGAAGGGCGGTGGAGAGGGGAGTGGCGGTCCTGGTGGCGGCCGTGCCGCCGCTGGATTCACCGGTGGGCGAGGCGGTGGCCGTGTCGTCCGAGGCGGAGGCCTTGGTGCGGGCCGCCGGGCGGGCGGCGGGCGGGTCGTCGCCACCGTGGCCCCAGAGCAGATAGCCGCCGCCGACGGCCGCCGCGATCACGGCCACCGCCGCACCCGCCATCAGGCCCACGCTGCGGTGCCGGACAGCGGGCTCGGTGACGTACTCGGGCCCGAAGGCGGGCTCGGGCGCGACGAACCAGTCGGCGGGCGGCGTACGGGGGAAGAACGGCTCGGCGGCAGGCGCCCGGGAGGCAAGCGGATCGGTGGCGGGCGGATCGGCGGGGCGCGGCTCCGCGGCTAATGGGTCGGCGGCGGATGGTCCGGTGGCAAGCGGCGGGGCGGCGCCCGCCGGAGCACCGCCGCCCGCCGCCGACGGTGCGAAGGACGGCCGGGGCGGCATCGGGCCCGTATAGGGCGCGGGCGGCGGGGTGCCGTCCTCCCAGCGCTGGGTCTCGTCGTTCCAGCGGGCCTGGCCTCCACGCGTCATGGTCAGCCTCCCGCCAGGGCCGCGACCGCCTGGCTCACCGCGGCACCGGAGGCCAGCAGGCCCACGACGGCGCCGGCGTCGGCGAGCGCCGTACGGAGCCGGGCCAGCCGGCCGGGACCCGCCGCACCGCCGTCCGCGATCTCCGCTTCGGTCTCGGCGAGTTCGCTGCTCAGGACCGTGATCTGCGGGCTCTCCACCGCCCGGGACAGATCGTCGCGCAGGGCTCGGACGGCGCGCAGCAGCTCCTCCGTCGCCGGGTCCCCCGCGGGCACGGCCGCGCCTTCGTTGTGGGTCACCGTGTTGTGGTCGCCGATGGCGAAGGCACCCCGGACACTGCCGATGTGGATGCCGTTGCCGCGTTCGTCAGCCGTTGCCACGCTTGGTACTTCCCTTCTAATCGGAGCCGCGGTGGGGGGTGTTGTGGGTGATCGTGTTGTGGTCGCCGACGCCGACGGCGCCCTGTGCGGACTCGATGTAGACGCCGCCCTCGGCCACATGCACCACCCGCTGCTCGAACTCGGCGGTCTGATAGCCCGCCTCGCGCAGCGCCGTGGTCACCCCGGCCACCACCCGCTGCTGAACGGTCCCCAGATAGCGGGCGACGTCCATGTCCTGGAAGAGCGACGACTCACCGAACGAACCCAGCTCGCGTACGGAGGCACCGGGGCCTTCGGGGAGCGCCGCGCCGTGTCCCGCGGTGCCCAGCTGCCAGCTCGCCAGCAGGCCGCGCAGCAGCGTGAGGAGGGCATTCACGGCGGAGCGCGGGGTGTGGGACAGCGCCCACACCGCCTTGCCGAAGCGGTCGTGGCGCCGGAACTGGTGGGCGAGCCGGTCGGCGTCCTGGAAGAGCTGCCGCAGCGGCAACAGCACATGCGGTGCCACCTCCAGCATCAGCATCCCGCCCTGCGTGTGCACCCGTACGAAGAGCGTGGTGACGATGCCCTCGTCCCAGCCGCCGATACGGATGCGCAGGAAGTGCCGGCGGGTCTCGCCGCCCTCCTCCACCGCCGCCGCGCGGTGCCCCTCGAACTCCGCCGGTGCGTACGGCGCCGCAGCGCGGGTCGGCAGCCCCTCGGCCGGCAGGAAGACGCACTCGTCCACCTCCAGCGCGCGCAGCCGGTCGCGCACCGCTGCCGCCCCCGGCGAACCGTGCGGTGACGGCACCCGCAGCGCCGCCACCAGCGGGATGATCCGGGCCAGGATGGCGCCGTTGTCCAGCGGTTCGGGCTCGCGGTCCGCCCGGGGGTTCAGCTCCACCGCCAGCGACCAGGTCTTGTACGGGTATCCGGCGCCGCAGAACGGGTGGGCGGCCCGGTACATCACCAGCGGCCCGTGCTGCTCGATCCGCACCCGCTCCCGCAGCCGCCGGGAGCGGTGGCTCTGGGACCGTTCGGCAGGGTCGGACATGACGTCGGGGAAGCGTTCCCTGGACAGTTCGCGCGCCAGCGCACGGGCGAACTGGCCGCGTTGCAGCGCGACCATGCCGGCCAGCGCCAGCGGCAGCAGCAGCGCGATCCACACCGGCAGCAGGGTGTTGGCCCCAATGCCGCCCCCGAGTGCGGAGACACCCGTTCCCACGCTGAGGGCGCCCTCCGACGACGGGTTGCCGTACGAGTCGTAGCTGTCCGGGGCGCCGCTCGTCAGGGGGTTGAGGGCGTCCGGGAGGGGGAAGAACATCCAGTCCACGCTCATGTTGGTCCCGCCGCACGCCACCACCAGCAGCGACAAGCAGTAGAGCGTCAGCGACAGCCGTCCGTACCAGCGCAGCACGAAGGCGCACAGCACGGCCAGCCAGCGCGGGATCTGTGCCCGGTGGACGGCGCGGCCGAGTGCCATCAGGACGATGGGGAACAGGTAGAGCACCACGAGGCCCGCGGACAACGGGATGGCCACGATCCATAACAGCACGATCGCTGCCGCCCAGCTCAGTTCCAGCCGCCGGGCGCGCAACGCATGGGCCAGGACCCGGGCGGCGTCGATGCCCAGGGAGGGCGCGGCGAACCGCTCCTCATGGACGTACAGCTCGTCGATGACGGTGTCGCGGAAGGTGTCGTCCAGGTAGGTACCGGCGCACAGCAGCCGAGTGGCTTCGCTGGCGCCCGGCGGGGTCGGGGGGAGCGGTGGGGGCCCGGCGCCCTCCGGCGTCCGGCCCGACCGCCGCGGGCCGTCGGGCTCTCCTTGCTGCTGGGGCACATCCGTACGAGCCATCGTCCTCCCCCGGAACACCAACTGGCCGCCCCGGTGGCCTGGTTGGCGGGCGAGCTGCCGGTGGCCGGGCGCGGGGCAGTGCGGAAGCCGCAGCATAAGGGAGCGGAGCACTCCGTGTCAGCGCGATGACGCAAGGTTGCCGCGCGGCCTGCGGGGCGCCTTCCCTGCGGGGGTCAGACGGCCGCGGGGAACTCCCCGCGCTTGAGCGCGCCGACGAATGTCGACCAGCCGCCCGTCGGGAAGACCAGTACGGGGCCGTGCGGGTCCTTGCTGTCACGGACGGGGACGGCGTCGGGGATACCGGGGGCTATTTCGATGCAGTCGCCGCCGTCGCGGTCGCTGTAGCTGCTCTTGATCCATATGGCTGTGCTCAGCTGGTGCTTGTTCATGGTCCCCGTACCCTTCCATGAAGTCGCCGATCAGCGCGGCGGATTCGGGGGCTGACAGAGCATCCGCCCGGAGCACATCATAGGTCTGGCTGTGGCGGGCGAAGACGGCCGGATCGTCGTGGAAATGGCCCCGGTCCAGCGACTCCGAGTAGACCCACTGCTCCCCCTTCGGCAGGGTGATCAGCGTCATCGAGGTCTTGGGCCGGACGATTTCTGGGCGCTGAGCCGGAGCGACCTGGATGCGAATGTTGGGACGCTGCCCCACTGCCAGCAGGTGTGCACACTGGCCGCGCATGACGGCCGGGCTTCCCACGAGGTTGCGCAGGCAGCTCTCGTCCAGGACCGCGACGTACAAGGGGCCGCCATCAGCGAGGAAGCGTCCCTGTCGGCTGAGTCGGGCCCTAACGCGCTCTTCCGCCTTCTCCCTGTTGCCGAGGTCGGAGAACAGCTCCCGTGCGTACTCCTCCGACTGCAACAGTCCCGGCATGACCTGCGCTTGATACTGACGCAGGCCCACCGTCACCGCATCCATCTCCGCCCGCCGCTCGAACCAGTCCGGATGCTGCACCTCGGGATACCAGTCGATCCGCCCCCATAACCGCAGCAGCACCCCGCCCGTCTGCAGCAGTTCATCGCACTGCCGGGCGAAGGCTTCCTGCGGTACGCGCGTGCCCGCCTCGACGCGGGCCACCTGCGAACGGTCGCACGGGATCTTGTTCGAGAGCTCCTCCTGAGTGAGCCCCGCCGCCTCCCGGAAGTGCCGCAACACCTCCCCGAACACGGCGGCATTGGTGGCTGCCGGTCCACTCTCCGCATTGCGTCGTCGTCGGCTCACCGCATCCCCCTTGGTGCCAGAAGGTGAGTGTCACGCGTCCGACGTTGCGGCCCGCACTACGGGGCGCAACGCTGAACACACCCAACGTAATGGGTCGTTCGGCCGACCGTGCCGCCTTCTCGCGCAACCAACCTCTGGGAGTCATTGAGCATGAGTTACGACCGGGATGCCGTCCCCGCGAACCTGCCGGGGCTGCGCCTGCTGCCGTGGGAGGGAGAAGGCGGGAAGCCCTGCTTCTTGTCGGCGGACCGGACGGACGGGACCGGAGGCGTGCTGTCCCGGCTGGCCGATGAGATCGAGGCGGAGCAACTGTGCGACGGCGCCGAGGTCCTCAAGGGCGCGGTGGCCGTACTGGACGACGGCAGGGCGGGGGAACACGCGCTGCGGCGGGCGCTGCGGGCGACCACGCAGGCCTTCGGCAACGTGCTGCGCGTCGCCGACAGCCGGGGCGCGCGCCTGCCGGTGACGGAGTGCGCGCACGAGGCGGACTTACGCCGGGGGTGACGGGCCGCCGGGCGGACCGACTGCCCGCCGGGCCCGAACGACCGAGCCCGCACGGCCGTTGCAGGCCGTGCGGGCTCGTGGGTGCTGCGGTGCCGCCCGGGTGGGGCGGCCGCGGCGGTGGGTCAGCCGAGGAGGCCGAGACCGCGGACGGCCTCGCGCTCCTCCGTGAGCTCCTTCACCGACGCGTCGATGCGCTCGCGGGAGAAGTCGTTGATCTCCAGGCCCTGGACGATCTCGTACTTGCCGTCCTTGGTGGTGACGGGGAAGGAGGAGATCAGGCCCTCCGGGACGCCGTAGGAGCCGTCCGAGGGGATGCCCATCGAGGTCCAGTCGCCGGCGGCGGTGCCGTTGACCCAGGTGTGGACGTGGTCGATGGCGGCGTTGGCGGCGGAGGCGGCGGAGGACGCGCCACGGGCCTCGATGATCGCCGCACCGCGCTTGGCGACGGTCGGGATGAAGTCCTCGGCCAGCCACTTCTCGTCGTTGACGGTCTCGGCGGCGTTCTTGCCGGCGACCGTGGCGTGGAAGATGTCGGGGTACTGGGTGGCGGAGTGGTTGCCCCAGATCGTCAGCTTCTGGATCTCGGACACCGGGGTGCCGGTCTTCTTCGAGAGCTGCGAGAGCGCGCGGTTGTGGTCCAGACGCGTCATCGCGGTGAAGCGCTCGGCGGGTACGTCCGGCGCGGCGGCCTGGGCGATCAGGGCGTTGGTGTTGGCCGGGTTGCCGACGACCAGGACCTTGATGTCGTCCGCGGCGTGGTCGTTGATGGCCTTGCCCTGCGGCTTGAAGATGCCGCCGTTGGCCTCCAGGAGGTCACCGCGCTCCATGCCCTTGGTACGGGGGCGGGCGCCGACGAGCAGCGCGACGTTCGCACCGTCGAAGGCCACGTTCGGGTCGTCCGAGATGTCGATGCCCTGCAGCAGCGGGAAGGCGCAGTCGTCCAGCTCCATGGCGGTGCCCTCGGCGGCCTTCAGACCCTGGGGGATCTCCAGGAGGCGCAGCTTGACCGGCACGTCCGCGCCGAGCAGATGTCCGGAAGCGATGCGGAAGAGGAGTGCGTAACCGATCTGGCCGGCGGCGCCGGTCACGGTCACATTGACGGGAGTGCGGGTCATGGCGATCTCCTGCGCGGTGTTTTCCGGGGGCAAGCCCCTGGTCCACCATGGGTGGCGGTGGGTGTCCCTGCCCAGTTATCCGGGTCTCTTGGTATCGAGAGACCCGGCCGTCAGGCTATCGGACCCCCGACCGCGCCAGGCGACGGGCCGGTGTGGAACACCTCACCGGGTGCGTCCGGGACGTCCGTACGGCCGTCCACGGAGCCTTCGTACCCGCCCGGCCATCCCGGTCCTCGATGCGCTCCGCGCGGGTGGTGCGGGAGGGGGCGGCGGCCGCCCACTCAAGGAGGGGGAGTGCGGGCGGCCGCCAGGTTGTGCCACACCCGTGGGGGGGGTAACCGTCGTCTGCCCGGGATGCCGACGGGCATGCCCCCTGAATTTCGGACACGTTCTCGGCAGGGGGTATCGGCCCGGAGCGGGCCGGGCGACCCGCCTCCTGGCCGGTTGCCGCCCGCTTTTCCGGGGTGCCGCCTAGCGGATCGCCTGGGTGGGCCGGGCCGCGGGCCTGGCCGGAACCGGACGGGCGCAGTTCTTCGCCCCCGCCACGGTCGTCTGGCAGGCCGCGACCTTCGCCGGGTCCCCGGACACCGCGACCATCGGGGTGTAGGCGTCGCCGCCCCGCTCGGCCTGCGCCGTGGCGCTGTGGCCGCCGGAGCTGATGGTGGCCTGGTCGCCCTGCGCCGCACGGCTGATCCGCGCCCAGGCCGTATGGCACACGGCGCTGTAGCGGACCTCGATCAGCGAGCGGCCCGACACCCCGCGGGACGGGGTGACCGCATGCGGTCCGCCGCAGCCCATCTTCTCCGGGTCCTTGCCCACGCAGCCGTCGCCGGTGCAGCCCACTCCGGCGGGCAGCGCCTGCTTCGCGCTCGGTGCGGCCGCGGGCGCGGGCGCGGCGGCCGCCGTCTTCTTCGCCGGGCCGGTGCCCGGGTTCAGCAGCAGCACGGCGCCGCCGGCCACCAGCAGCGCGCCGACCGCGCCGGCGACGAAGACGGCCGTCCGGCCGCGGCGGGCACGCGGGCCCGCGG
It contains:
- a CDS encoding helix-turn-helix domain-containing protein, which codes for MFGEVLRHFREAAGLTQEELSNKIPCDRSQVARVEAGTRVPQEAFARQCDELLQTGGVLLRLWGRIDWYPEVQHPDWFERRAEMDAVTVGLRQYQAQVMPGLLQSEEYARELFSDLGNREKAEERVRARLSRQGRFLADGGPLYVAVLDESCLRNLVGSPAVMRGQCAHLLAVGQRPNIRIQVAPAQRPEIVRPKTSMTLITLPKGEQWVYSESLDRGHFHDDPAVFARHSQTYDVLRADALSAPESAALIGDFMEGYGDHEQAPAEHSHMDQEQLQRPRRRRLHRNSPRYPRRRPRP
- a CDS encoding DUF397 domain-containing protein — its product is MWIKSSYSDRDGGDCIEIAPGIPDAVPVRDSKDPHGPVLVFPTGGWSTFVGALKRGEFPAAV
- a CDS encoding DUF5988 family protein yields the protein MADTAAKAVLEGGPEELPERIVPVDPPGAELKIPFRNGYEHFRATSRQQHTAEGALPVYEWWERTELPG
- a CDS encoding aldehyde dehydrogenase family protein, translating into MSSLETIHVDGVWLPAASGETREVLDPADATTLHLVSEGGAEDADAAVAAARRAFDGGTGAWPRTAVAERSALLRRVADLLQRDREEIALIESRDTGKTLEEGRVDVDDVTNAFRYFADLVMNESGGRVVDAGSPDVHSVVVHEPVGVCALITPWNYPLLQASWKIAPALAAGNTFVIKPSEVTPLSTVHLIKLLVEAGLPAGVANIVTGAGLPVGQRLAEHPDVDLFSFTGGLVSGTKAGAAAVSGAKKIALELGGKNPNVVFADACATEEGFDTAVDQALNAAFIHSGQVCSAGARLIIEESVRDRFVAELARRAEKIKLGRGTEDGVECGPLVSQQQLDKVEAYVASALAEGAQLRCGGARPKPSDVRPATGYFYAPTVLDGCHREMKVIREETFGPILTVETFTTEDEAVALANDTEYGLAGAVFSGDTARARRVAARLRHGTVWINDYHPYLPQAEWGGFGKSGIGRELGPAGLDEYRESKHIYENLRPEPVRWFAG
- a CDS encoding malate dehydrogenase, with translation MTRTPVNVTVTGAAGQIGYALLFRIASGHLLGADVPVKLRLLEIPQGLKAAEGTAMELDDCAFPLLQGIDISDDPNVAFDGANVALLVGARPRTKGMERGDLLEANGGIFKPQGKAINDHAADDIKVLVVGNPANTNALIAQAAAPDVPAERFTAMTRLDHNRALSQLSKKTGTPVSEIQKLTIWGNHSATQYPDIFHATVAGKNAAETVNDEKWLAEDFIPTVAKRGAAIIEARGASSAASAANAAIDHVHTWVNGTAAGDWTSMGIPSDGSYGVPEGLISSFPVTTKDGKYEIVQGLEINDFSRERIDASVKELTEEREAVRGLGLLG
- a CDS encoding Uma2 family endonuclease encodes the protein MTIELTDRTEMAESGELDDWFERLEQVHIPEGYKVEIVEGNVHMAPQRDVHWQTIRRIVRALEDRFGMDAPVTSDVRIDFPGELNGFAPDVAKFADDAEKDELGRWRYQDVEFVAEVISKGTAANDYGPKKKAYAAAGVPVYVIVDPYLGCCRVFTRPRGDDYMSDLTLKYGEPIDLTGSFADLTLSTEEFPRD